One window of Marinomonas primoryensis genomic DNA carries:
- a CDS encoding flagellar assembly protein FlgT has protein sequence MKYLLIIAIALSLPLTVFSKTVDAVGEAVIYNDDVTDARYRATQQAIKQAVLESGSRVNVKDELYNGELESSLEIRSSGHVQKARIISEEQNGDFLRVVARVDVTPDSQCSTGPTSYYKKTVGITGFELQTPQQARLGELSNISRELPKGLADEINKQGYLRALTATNIAIYPDLLNAPSSTNYDGSLTNVTRISEQLGVQYIVSGVIRDIGEVYLRRPNDKDEKDALDEGIDKERNFVVDIYIYDGFSGALLFEHRYSEIGNWDISDHARIGFGSAKFWTVHYGKVVQQALKESALDTSEQLRCQPFIANIFRTEGNRIHISAGSLAGIKQGDKFNVYRRYEVFNQLQSAQTQLNNANISVTIKQVQPNFSVGELIVDSHILNVQQQDVVIAW, from the coding sequence TTGAAGTACTTATTAATCATTGCTATCGCCTTATCTTTACCTCTCACCGTTTTTTCAAAAACGGTTGATGCGGTCGGTGAAGCGGTTATTTATAACGACGATGTGACCGATGCGCGCTATCGAGCCACTCAGCAAGCGATAAAACAAGCCGTTCTTGAATCAGGCTCTAGAGTCAATGTTAAAGATGAACTTTATAATGGTGAACTCGAGTCTAGTCTAGAAATACGAAGTTCAGGACACGTCCAAAAGGCCCGTATCATTTCTGAAGAGCAAAACGGCGATTTCCTTAGGGTCGTTGCTCGTGTTGATGTCACACCAGACTCTCAGTGCAGCACAGGCCCAACAAGTTATTATAAAAAAACCGTTGGTATTACTGGGTTTGAGCTACAAACCCCCCAGCAAGCAAGACTGGGGGAGCTGAGCAATATATCTAGGGAACTTCCCAAAGGCCTAGCGGATGAAATAAATAAGCAGGGCTATCTACGAGCGCTGACAGCCACAAACATTGCTATCTACCCCGATCTGTTAAATGCGCCTTCTTCTACAAACTACGATGGCTCCTTAACGAACGTCACACGAATCAGCGAACAACTTGGCGTTCAATATATTGTCAGCGGCGTTATTAGAGATATTGGTGAGGTTTATTTAAGACGCCCTAATGATAAAGACGAAAAAGACGCTTTAGACGAAGGAATTGATAAAGAAAGAAACTTTGTGGTCGATATATATATATATGATGGTTTCAGTGGCGCGCTATTGTTCGAGCACAGATACAGCGAGATAGGGAACTGGGATATATCCGATCACGCAAGAATTGGTTTTGGAAGCGCAAAATTCTGGACAGTGCATTATGGCAAAGTAGTACAGCAAGCATTAAAAGAAAGCGCTTTAGATACAAGTGAGCAGCTTCGCTGCCAGCCTTTTATTGCTAATATTTTTCGCACAGAAGGTAACAGAATACATATATCAGCAGGGTCATTGGCAGGAATCAAACAAGGTGATAAGTTCAACGTTTATCGTCGTTATGAGGTGTTTAATCAACTTCAATCCGCTCAAACTCAGCTGAATAATGCCAATATCAGTGTTACAATAAAACAAGTACAACCCAACTTCTCAGTTGGAGAGCTTATTGTTGACTCTCACATTTTAAACGTTCAACAACAAGATGTCGTAATAGCCTGGTAA
- a CDS encoding cell division protein ZapB, whose translation MNNELLHHLEQRINEAVEEIGSLRKRIAELEMQNYELSEEKSDIQNALTQTKEQQSNWESSLSQMLNRLNQMDDKK comes from the coding sequence ATGAATAACGAACTACTACACCACTTAGAACAACGCATCAATGAAGCTGTAGAAGAGATTGGTTCACTACGCAAACGCATTGCTGAATTAGAAATGCAAAACTACGAACTTAGCGAAGAAAAAAGTGACATTCAAAACGCCCTAACTCAAACAAAAGAACAGCAATCTAATTGGGAGTCTTCTCTTTCCCAAATGCTGAACCGCTTAAACCAAATGGATGACAAAAAATGA
- a CDS encoding ProQ/FINO family protein: MEQLIAKLEARINWLTKQLDNANEEIQKLNGKNTSSIEYSASMDLLQHMAGRSTEDQLQLYIEDSLDLLSPAPAPKQAIKVDAVEHQLNFDLLHEHADSSSTTTTTTEQIDYMTTQQPELNGLQEDDKLVDNDTSVPEASDSTTKTATLTPEQKKRQKNQKNNRRLIKMLEDRYPKAFDWNQPKPLKVGIDKDMVLDDDFNTSKQKRSLAAYTRSDRYKKCLLSGQPRVDLEGVAVNNEPALPESMIPKKARTTPTSRPATTGRPAKEKTASAQPARSRQKPQAKNDIKPKAKNIKSTPKTEDIYDNLSPEERMKAKLEKLLNKS; encoded by the coding sequence ATGGAACAACTTATTGCCAAACTCGAAGCAAGAATTAACTGGCTAACAAAGCAGCTAGACAATGCTAACGAAGAAATACAAAAATTAAACGGAAAGAACACCTCTTCCATTGAGTACAGCGCATCGATGGATTTATTGCAACATATGGCAGGTCGCTCAACAGAAGATCAATTGCAGCTTTATATTGAAGACTCTCTTGACCTTTTAAGCCCAGCGCCCGCCCCTAAGCAAGCAATTAAAGTAGATGCGGTTGAACACCAACTCAACTTTGACTTATTGCACGAGCATGCTGATAGCAGCAGCACCACAACCACGACAACAGAACAGATTGATTACATGACCACACAACAACCTGAGCTTAACGGCTTGCAAGAAGATGACAAACTAGTCGATAACGACACTAGCGTACCAGAAGCAAGTGACAGCACGACTAAGACCGCGACCTTGACGCCAGAGCAAAAGAAACGTCAAAAAAATCAAAAAAACAATCGCCGTCTTATCAAAATGCTTGAAGACCGTTATCCCAAAGCGTTCGACTGGAATCAACCTAAGCCACTGAAGGTCGGTATAGACAAAGATATGGTGCTGGACGATGACTTTAATACCAGCAAGCAAAAACGCTCTCTCGCGGCCTACACGCGCTCAGACAGATATAAGAAGTGCCTTCTATCTGGCCAGCCGCGTGTAGACTTAGAGGGTGTCGCTGTTAACAACGAACCTGCTTTACCCGAATCGATGATTCCTAAAAAAGCAAGGACCACACCTACAAGCAGACCTGCAACCACTGGCAGACCGGCAAAAGAGAAAACAGCCTCAGCCCAACCAGCAAGAAGCAGACAAAAGCCTCAAGCTAAAAACGATATCAAACCAAAAGCCAAAAATATCAAAAGCACACCGAAGACAGAAGATATTTATGATAATTTGTCTCCAGAAGAGCGCATGAAAGCAAAACTGGAAAAATTATTAAATAAATCCTAA
- a CDS encoding polysaccharide deacetylase family protein — MLSKFHYGILFGAMSVSMAVQAQDYLPVLQYHHVSVSSPKSTSVTPEQFTEHMDYLKNAGFQVVDLRSALDDLQAHKALPEKAVAISFDDAYRSIYQAGFPILKERNFPFTVFINTEPVERKSRSFLTWEQMKEMEASGGVFANHTIRHPYMLRKEEGESDDAWLSRMTKEVDTVEALLIKNLGHSPKMLAYPYGESNRTIRTMMEERGVMAFGQQSGVVSADSDFENLPRFPASGAYAKLSTLKTKLDAKPMPLLAEQAGGDFATDKPVSIRLTFKDGKYRLKDLVCYVAGQGKASLDWVSENEVIATASKPFGVGRGRINCTMPDNSAKHYYWYSNVWIRSAPDQGYVSEKS; from the coding sequence ATGTTGTCAAAGTTTCACTACGGCATCTTGTTTGGTGCAATGAGCGTCAGTATGGCGGTTCAAGCTCAGGATTATTTACCTGTTCTTCAATATCACCATGTAAGTGTCAGTTCACCTAAATCGACTTCTGTTACGCCAGAGCAATTTACTGAGCACATGGACTATTTGAAAAACGCTGGTTTTCAGGTGGTTGATCTGCGTTCTGCATTGGACGATTTACAAGCCCATAAGGCATTACCTGAAAAAGCCGTCGCGATTTCTTTTGATGATGCCTATCGTAGTATTTATCAAGCGGGCTTTCCTATCTTAAAAGAAAGGAACTTTCCTTTTACTGTGTTTATTAATACTGAACCCGTTGAACGCAAAAGCCGTAGCTTTTTGACGTGGGAGCAAATGAAGGAGATGGAAGCGTCTGGCGGTGTGTTTGCGAACCATACTATCCGCCATCCTTATATGCTGCGCAAAGAAGAAGGTGAGTCTGACGACGCTTGGTTATCACGAATGACAAAAGAAGTGGACACGGTTGAAGCGCTGCTCATTAAGAATCTAGGGCATTCACCTAAAATGCTGGCTTATCCCTATGGTGAATCTAATCGTACGATTCGAACCATGATGGAAGAAAGAGGGGTGATGGCATTTGGTCAGCAATCAGGTGTGGTGAGCGCGGACTCTGATTTCGAAAATTTACCTCGTTTTCCTGCTTCTGGCGCGTATGCAAAATTATCCACATTAAAAACAAAGCTAGATGCTAAGCCAATGCCTTTGCTTGCGGAACAAGCCGGTGGTGACTTTGCGACAGATAAACCCGTGTCTATTCGCTTAACGTTTAAAGACGGTAAATATCGCCTAAAAGACTTGGTGTGTTACGTGGCAGGACAAGGTAAGGCGTCATTAGATTGGGTTTCCGAAAATGAAGTGATCGCCACAGCGAGTAAGCCTTTCGGCGTTGGTCGTGGTCGAATTAACTGCACTATGCCGGATAATTCGGCTAAGCATTATTACTGGTATTCCAATGTTTGGATTCGTTCTGCTCCTGACCAAGGCTATGTAAGTGAAAAAAGTTAA
- a CDS encoding glycine C-acetyltransferase, whose protein sequence is MSRAEFHTQLDTQLQTLKQQGLYKQERPLITPQASQITTADNRPLINLCANNYLGLANDSDVTTAAHKALDDYGYGMASVRFICGTQNIHTELEKSLSNFLQMEDTILYSSCFDANAGLFETLLGKEDAIISDALNHASIIDGIRLCKAKRYRYANNDMKELEANLQQADKEGARTKLIVTDGVFSMDGIIADLKSICDLADKYDALVMVDDSHAVGFLGENGRGSHEYCGVLGRIDIITGTLGKALGGASGGYTSASKNIVDWLRQRSRPYLFSNSLAPVITATSIKILESLQKGGAARQQLKNNSLYFRTKMSDLGFNLVPGDHPIIPVILGDATLAQEMASALYIEGIFVTGFAYPVVPMGKARIRTQMSASLTTEQLDQAITAFAKVGREMGIIEGIK, encoded by the coding sequence ATGAGCAGAGCTGAATTTCACACGCAACTCGACACACAACTACAAACGCTTAAACAACAAGGCCTCTACAAACAAGAGCGCCCTCTTATTACACCTCAAGCCAGTCAAATTACGACAGCAGACAATCGTCCGTTAATCAACTTATGTGCAAACAATTATCTTGGGCTAGCGAATGACAGTGACGTAACAACAGCGGCGCATAAAGCACTAGACGATTATGGCTATGGTATGGCCTCTGTCCGTTTTATTTGCGGCACTCAAAACATTCACACTGAGCTGGAAAAAAGTCTCAGTAACTTCCTTCAGATGGAAGACACCATCCTGTACTCATCTTGCTTTGATGCCAACGCAGGACTGTTTGAGACATTACTTGGTAAAGAAGACGCGATCATCAGTGATGCGTTAAATCATGCCAGCATTATTGACGGAATTCGCTTATGTAAAGCAAAGCGCTATCGCTATGCTAACAATGACATGAAAGAGCTCGAAGCGAACCTTCAACAGGCCGACAAAGAGGGCGCTAGAACCAAGCTCATCGTCACTGATGGTGTTTTTTCCATGGACGGTATTATTGCGGACCTAAAGTCCATCTGCGACCTTGCGGACAAATACGATGCGCTCGTCATGGTAGATGACTCCCACGCGGTTGGTTTCTTAGGTGAGAATGGTCGTGGTAGCCATGAATATTGTGGCGTACTAGGCCGAATCGACATTATTACTGGCACATTAGGAAAAGCCCTTGGTGGCGCATCGGGTGGTTATACCAGTGCCTCTAAAAACATTGTGGATTGGTTACGTCAACGCTCTCGTCCATATTTGTTTTCTAATTCATTGGCGCCTGTTATTACCGCCACCAGCATAAAAATCCTTGAATCACTTCAAAAAGGGGGTGCCGCTCGTCAGCAGCTAAAAAACAACAGCCTTTACTTTCGTACCAAGATGAGCGACTTAGGGTTTAACCTAGTACCTGGCGACCACCCAATCATTCCCGTTATATTAGGAGACGCAACACTCGCTCAAGAGATGGCAAGTGCGCTATATATAGAAGGGATTTTTGTCACCGGATTTGCTTATCCCGTTGTGCCGATGGGAAAAGCTAGAATTCGAACACAAATGTCAGCCTCACTAACAACGGAACAACTCGATCAAGCCATTACTGCTTTTGCGAAAGTCGGTCGCGAAATGGGTATTATTGAAGGAATAAAATAA
- the tdh gene encoding L-threonine 3-dehydrogenase yields MKTLAKLHAKKGIWMTEVAQPECGHNDVVIKIRKTAICGTDMHIYHWDDWAQNTIPVPMTVGHEFVGEITEIGPEVSGFKIGDRVSGEGHITCGHCRNCRAGRRHLCRKTLGVGVNRTGAFAEYLVIPASNAYKIPDNISDEMAAIFDPFGNATHTALSFDLIGEDVLITGAGPIGAMAAAIAKHVGARNVVITDVNDFRLGLAKKMGATRTVNVSKESLKDVMNEIGMHEGFDVGLEMSGNDQAFRSMLENMNHGGKIAMLGIPAKDTLIDWNQVIFKGLIIKGIYGREMYETWYKMAAMLQSGLDISPIITHRFNVDEFQKGFDTMASGQSGKVILDWN; encoded by the coding sequence ATGAAAACGCTTGCTAAGCTTCATGCCAAAAAAGGCATTTGGATGACAGAAGTAGCCCAACCAGAATGCGGCCACAATGATGTTGTTATCAAAATACGAAAAACCGCTATTTGCGGAACAGACATGCATATTTATCATTGGGACGACTGGGCACAAAATACCATTCCTGTACCAATGACCGTCGGTCATGAGTTTGTTGGTGAAATCACCGAGATTGGCCCAGAAGTATCAGGGTTCAAAATCGGCGATCGCGTCTCAGGCGAAGGCCATATTACCTGCGGTCACTGTCGAAACTGTCGTGCAGGACGTCGTCACCTTTGCCGTAAAACACTAGGCGTTGGCGTGAACCGTACTGGCGCGTTTGCCGAATATTTAGTCATTCCTGCCAGCAATGCCTACAAAATCCCTGACAACATCAGTGATGAAATGGCGGCAATCTTCGACCCGTTTGGAAATGCGACTCATACCGCTCTGTCCTTTGATTTGATCGGTGAGGATGTCTTAATCACCGGCGCAGGCCCCATTGGCGCCATGGCCGCCGCCATTGCAAAGCATGTTGGTGCTCGCAATGTGGTGATTACCGATGTAAATGATTTTCGTCTAGGGCTTGCGAAAAAAATGGGCGCGACTCGAACGGTGAACGTTAGCAAAGAGTCTTTGAAAGACGTCATGAATGAAATAGGCATGCACGAAGGCTTTGATGTTGGATTGGAAATGTCCGGCAATGATCAAGCATTTCGCTCTATGTTAGAAAATATGAATCATGGCGGAAAAATTGCCATGCTCGGCATTCCAGCAAAAGACACGCTAATAGATTGGAACCAAGTCATTTTTAAAGGCCTGATTATTAAAGGTATCTATGGACGTGAAATGTACGAAACTTGGTACAAAATGGCCGCTATGTTGCAATCTGGTTTAGACATCAGCCCCATTATTACGCACCGCTTTAATGTAGACGAATTCCAAAAAGGCTTTGATACTATGGCGTCAGGCCAATCTGGCAAAGTGATCCTGGATTGGAATTAA
- the nudC gene encoding NAD(+) diphosphatase, with protein sequence MLEIGTQTHPLPHQDALYVLLHRNQVLVEQDNLFLIPFTHFQPNSKMSAIYCGQWQGQDVFVCRFESVPKGFTEVGLRELLFLQDQDHYLLLSRAHQLSTWDRDHQFCGRCGTPMQEKHIAEHTKICPTCNLRHYPRISPCIIVSICKDDHILLARGLHAPKGKFSNIAGFVEAGETLEQAVAREVREEVGLEITNIRYVDSQPWSFPHQLMVGFFADYVAGEITPAPGEIDEANWYHIDNLPHIPNSATISGQLITHHIAHINNKK encoded by the coding sequence ATGTTAGAAATTGGCACTCAAACACACCCGCTCCCCCATCAAGACGCACTCTATGTTTTGCTACATCGTAATCAAGTGCTGGTTGAACAAGACAATCTTTTTTTAATACCTTTCACACACTTTCAACCAAACTCAAAAATGAGTGCCATTTACTGTGGACAGTGGCAGGGCCAAGATGTCTTTGTTTGCCGTTTTGAATCCGTACCAAAAGGCTTTACGGAAGTAGGCTTAAGAGAACTGCTCTTCTTACAAGATCAGGATCATTACCTTCTATTAAGTCGCGCTCATCAATTATCAACGTGGGACAGAGACCATCAATTTTGTGGACGATGTGGAACACCCATGCAAGAAAAACATATAGCGGAACACACTAAGATTTGCCCGACGTGTAATTTGCGTCATTACCCACGAATTTCGCCTTGCATCATTGTATCAATCTGCAAAGACGACCATATTTTACTGGCCCGTGGACTTCACGCACCCAAAGGTAAATTCAGTAATATTGCGGGGTTTGTCGAAGCGGGTGAAACATTAGAGCAAGCTGTGGCACGTGAAGTGCGTGAAGAAGTAGGGCTTGAAATCACCAACATTCGCTATGTAGACAGTCAACCTTGGTCTTTTCCTCATCAACTTATGGTCGGCTTTTTTGCGGATTACGTTGCTGGTGAAATCACTCCCGCACCAGGAGAAATTGATGAGGCGAATTGGTACCACATCGACAATTTACCTCACATACCCAACAGCGCGACCATTTCAGGACAACTAATCACCCATCATATTGCGCATATTAACAATAAAAAATAG
- a CDS encoding choice-of-anchor I family protein has product MRLPIALPLCATVALLGGCATSNNEQAGATTSIELSFLGRYESGIFDGSAAEIVAYDAKTQETFVINANSGKVDVLSMSNPAAPYKIKTLDVSADVAALTGLSLGAANSVSVHSGIMAAAIEAKPKQDMGYIAFYNINDHTFITAVKVGALPDMVTFSHDGKQVIVANEGEPNDEYTVDPEGSVSIITLPNDITTLTQSDVTQVTFRDFNNGGSRASERPDGLRIFGPNASVAQDLEPEYVTVSKDNRYAFVSLQENNGIAKIDLMKKSVSTIWALGTKDYNQTGNELDVSDKDKTIQLKNWPVLGLYQPDTIASYTVSGKTYLVTANEGDSRDYKGFSEEYRVKELADELNSRLALTSPLKHEIEGKLDDSRNLGRMKFTSTLGAQDCKLTKGAPNNCTYTQLYGYGARSFSILSGDTGEQVFDSGSDFERITAKALGEKGFNASNDSNKTDARSDDKGPEPEALTVGQIDGRTYAFIGLERVGGIMVYDITVPKKSQFIQYLTSRDFDAKVDTSAAGDLGPEGMAFVSKEDSPSGQALLIVGNEVSGTTSVYGISPSK; this is encoded by the coding sequence ATGCGTTTACCCATTGCATTACCTTTATGTGCCACCGTGGCATTACTTGGTGGCTGCGCCACGTCTAATAATGAACAAGCTGGTGCCACGACTTCCATCGAATTAAGTTTCCTCGGTCGTTATGAGTCAGGCATTTTTGATGGCAGCGCGGCAGAAATAGTGGCATACGATGCTAAAACGCAAGAAACCTTTGTAATAAACGCCAATTCGGGCAAAGTCGATGTGCTGTCCATGAGCAATCCCGCTGCGCCATACAAAATCAAAACACTTGATGTCAGTGCAGACGTGGCCGCGTTAACCGGTTTATCCCTTGGCGCTGCCAATAGCGTTAGTGTCCATAGCGGCATCATGGCCGCTGCTATTGAAGCCAAGCCAAAACAAGACATGGGGTACATCGCTTTTTATAACATCAATGACCATACCTTTATCACTGCGGTAAAAGTCGGCGCACTACCAGACATGGTGACCTTCTCGCACGATGGCAAACAGGTGATTGTTGCCAACGAAGGCGAGCCTAATGATGAATACACCGTAGACCCAGAAGGCAGCGTAAGCATCATTACCTTACCCAATGACATCACGACATTAACGCAAAGCGATGTTACTCAAGTGACGTTTCGTGATTTTAACAACGGCGGCTCGCGCGCGTCAGAACGACCTGACGGACTGCGTATTTTCGGCCCTAATGCCAGTGTTGCTCAAGACTTAGAGCCAGAATACGTCACAGTTTCTAAAGACAACCGCTATGCCTTTGTATCACTGCAAGAAAACAACGGCATTGCAAAAATCGATCTTATGAAAAAGTCGGTGTCCACCATTTGGGCATTAGGCACAAAAGATTATAACCAAACGGGCAACGAACTAGACGTCAGCGACAAGGATAAAACCATTCAGCTGAAAAACTGGCCAGTATTGGGCTTATATCAACCAGACACCATCGCATCTTACACCGTATCAGGTAAAACCTACTTAGTAACAGCAAACGAAGGTGACTCAAGAGACTACAAAGGCTTCAGCGAAGAATATCGCGTGAAAGAGTTAGCCGACGAGCTAAACAGTCGTCTTGCCCTAACCAGTCCACTAAAACACGAGATTGAAGGTAAGCTGGACGATTCAAGAAATCTTGGTCGCATGAAATTTACCAGCACGCTAGGCGCGCAAGATTGCAAACTCACAAAAGGCGCACCGAATAACTGCACCTACACGCAACTGTATGGCTACGGCGCCCGTTCTTTTTCCATCTTGAGCGGCGACACCGGCGAGCAAGTATTTGATAGTGGCAGTGATTTCGAACGCATTACCGCAAAAGCATTGGGCGAAAAAGGCTTCAATGCTTCAAACGACTCAAACAAAACAGATGCACGCAGTGATGACAAAGGACCTGAGCCTGAAGCCTTAACCGTAGGTCAAATTGACGGTCGCACTTATGCTTTTATTGGACTTGAACGCGTGGGCGGTATCATGGTGTATGACATTACCGTACCCAAGAAAAGTCAGTTCATTCAATATTTAACCAGCCGAGATTTCGACGCCAAAGTAGATACCTCTGCAGCAGGCGACCTTGGGCCTGAAGGCATGGCTTTTGTTTCAAAAGAAGACAGCCCAAGCGGGCAAGCATTATTGATTGTTGGCAACGAAGTAAGCGGAACCACCTCCGTTTATGGCATTTCGCCCAGTAAATAA
- the glsB gene encoding glutaminase B has translation MEELLRSIEKKVRPLIGLGKVADYIPALANIDPNQFGIAIYSNDGKLYHTGQAKKNFSIQSISKIFSLTLAMKHYGEDMWERVGREPSGNPFNSLVQLEYEMGIPRNPFINAGALVVSDMNHSRFASPHYAMREFIRRLAGNSKLRSDKVVSNSEYEFRARNASMAYLMQAFGNFENDVEAVLRNYFDNCAMRMNCIDLAKAFSFLANKGYSHHSGEQVLTRRETTQVNGLLATSGLYDEAGNFAYRVGLPGKSGVGGGIIAIVPNRFSICVWSPELNESGNSLAGIAALEALSESNGWSVFG, from the coding sequence GTGGAAGAATTACTTCGCTCAATCGAAAAAAAAGTGAGGCCATTAATTGGCTTAGGGAAAGTCGCAGACTACATACCAGCGCTTGCAAACATTGACCCTAATCAATTCGGCATTGCCATCTACAGTAATGACGGAAAGCTTTACCACACAGGTCAAGCCAAGAAGAACTTCTCCATTCAAAGTATCTCAAAAATCTTTAGCTTAACCCTTGCCATGAAACATTATGGTGAAGACATGTGGGAAAGAGTCGGTAGAGAGCCATCTGGCAATCCCTTCAACTCACTGGTGCAGTTAGAGTATGAGATGGGCATTCCACGTAACCCCTTCATTAATGCGGGCGCACTTGTCGTCAGCGATATGAACCATTCACGCTTTGCATCCCCACATTACGCTATGCGAGAATTTATTCGCCGCCTAGCAGGAAACTCTAAATTACGTTCCGATAAAGTCGTTTCCAACTCAGAGTACGAGTTTCGCGCACGCAACGCGTCTATGGCGTATTTGATGCAAGCATTCGGTAATTTCGAAAACGATGTAGAAGCGGTATTGCGTAACTATTTTGATAACTGCGCCATGCGCATGAACTGCATTGACCTTGCTAAGGCATTTAGCTTTTTAGCCAACAAGGGCTACTCACATCATTCTGGCGAACAAGTGCTCACTCGCCGTGAAACCACTCAAGTCAATGGCTTACTCGCCACCAGCGGGCTCTATGACGAAGCCGGGAATTTTGCCTATCGTGTGGGTTTGCCGGGGAAGAGTGGCGTTGGTGGTGGCATTATAGCCATAGTACCAAATCGCTTTTCTATCTGTGTTTGGTCGCCAGAACTGAATGAATCAGGCAATTCCTTAGCGGGAATAGCCGCACTGGAAGCGCTGTCCGAAAGTAACGGTTGGTCCGTATTTGGCTAG
- the ppnN gene encoding nucleotide 5'-monophosphate nucleosidase PpnN, whose protein sequence is MQYEDRIDALVAPKGALEMLSQDEMARLSEESGPFHELFHRCALAILNCGSDSDDPQAAMEEFNDFEIRIVQEERGVKLQLKNAPSFAFVDGRMINSVREMLFSVLRDIIFTQHEYSFASGLEGASSSKLTNVVFELLRNADVFRRIQNPDMIVCWGGHSIARHEYDYTKRVGHELGLRELNICTGCGPGAMKGPMKGAAIAHAKQRIKDGVYLGLTEPGIIAAESPNPIVNQLVIMPDIEKRLEAFVRAGHGIVVFPGGAGTAEEILYILGILLHPKNADVPFPLVFTGPKESADYFEQIHAFIGDVLGAEAQNKYRIIIEDEVEVARVMKLGMEEVRQYRKAHKDAFYYNWKLHIPEEFQHPFEPTHEKVRELNLTFNQETHLLAADLRRAFSSIVAGNVKAQGVAYIKEFGPFEIHGDKALLAKLDALLQAFVLQQRMKLPGSAYVPCYKVITD, encoded by the coding sequence ATGCAGTACGAAGATCGCATTGACGCGTTAGTCGCACCAAAAGGTGCGTTAGAGATGTTATCGCAAGATGAAATGGCTCGTTTGTCGGAAGAGTCTGGGCCGTTTCATGAATTGTTTCATCGTTGTGCTTTGGCCATTTTGAACTGTGGCAGTGATTCTGATGATCCACAGGCGGCCATGGAAGAGTTTAACGATTTTGAAATCCGCATCGTGCAAGAAGAGCGCGGTGTGAAATTACAGTTAAAAAATGCGCCAAGCTTTGCCTTTGTTGATGGCAGGATGATTAACAGCGTCCGCGAGATGTTGTTCAGCGTGCTACGAGACATTATTTTTACCCAGCATGAATACAGCTTTGCTAGCGGTTTAGAGGGTGCTAGCTCCAGTAAGTTGACCAATGTGGTGTTTGAACTATTGCGTAATGCGGATGTGTTTCGTCGCATTCAAAACCCGGACATGATTGTGTGTTGGGGTGGGCATTCTATTGCTCGCCATGAGTACGATTATACCAAACGTGTGGGCCATGAGCTGGGTTTGCGTGAGCTGAATATTTGCACTGGGTGTGGGCCTGGTGCCATGAAGGGGCCGATGAAGGGCGCTGCGATTGCTCACGCCAAACAGCGGATTAAGGATGGTGTTTATCTTGGGTTAACTGAACCTGGCATTATTGCCGCCGAGTCGCCAAATCCCATTGTGAATCAGTTAGTGATCATGCCAGACATTGAAAAACGCCTTGAAGCCTTTGTGCGTGCGGGGCATGGCATTGTAGTTTTCCCTGGTGGCGCCGGAACTGCTGAGGAAATCCTCTATATTTTGGGCATTCTTTTGCACCCTAAAAATGCGGATGTGCCTTTTCCTTTGGTGTTTACAGGGCCAAAAGAAAGCGCTGATTACTTTGAGCAAATTCATGCGTTTATCGGTGATGTATTGGGTGCTGAGGCGCAGAATAAATATCGTATTATTATTGAAGACGAAGTTGAAGTGGCTCGAGTGATGAAGCTGGGAATGGAGGAGGTGCGTCAGTATCGTAAAGCGCATAAAGATGCATTTTATTACAACTGGAAACTGCATATTCCAGAAGAATTCCAGCATCCATTTGAACCAACACATGAAAAAGTTCGTGAGCTAAATCTAACCTTTAATCAAGAAACGCATTTGCTGGCGGCGGATTTACGTCGTGCGTTTTCGTCTATCGTGGCTGGTAACGTGAAAGCGCAAGGCGTGGCGTATATTAAAGAGTTTGGCCCGTTCGAGATTCATGGCGATAAAGCTCTGTTGGCAAAACTAGATGCCTTGTTGCAAGCTTTTGTACTTCAACAACGAATGAAGCTTCCTGGTAGCGCGTATGTGCCTTGCTATAAAGTGATCACCGACTAA